In a single window of the Drosophila albomicans strain 15112-1751.03 chromosome 3, ASM965048v2, whole genome shotgun sequence genome:
- the LOC117566687 gene encoding uncharacterized protein LOC117566687 has product MVQLNRNTNSYQGVEVEIIAALAKTLHFQANYYNLNESESNTDWEGFENGNENASQLIAERIVAEVAQHNARFGIGDLHLFQSYGQHVELSRQHSVECLTFLTPESSTNNSWQTFILPFSGGMWAGVLLSLFVVGTIFYLISFLNALLLLDSRQAASFFRCLRRKQRRQLQLQQQQREWKRFSFRLELARHRQQQQQQQLRRGNGRDLFDDYANCILLTYSMLLYVALPRMPHHWPLRVLTGWYWIYCILLVATYRASFTAILANPAARVTIDTLQDLNRARIPPATGAAEDRQFFLESSDETVRELGASMEIVKNNDELTERIASGRCAYYDNEFYLRYLRVADEARGGRATTALHIMKECVVHMPVVLALEKNSALKPHVDDIIQHLSEAGECMVIIQHSD; this is encoded by the exons ATGGTGCAGCTGAACAGGAACACAAACAGTTACCAGGGCGTCGAAGTTGAGATTATTGCAGCCCTGGCCAAGACATTGCACTTCCAGGCCAACTATTACAACCTTaatgagagcgagagcaataCAGATTGGGAGGGTTTCGAAAATGGCAATGAAAATGCTTCGCAGTTGATTGCAGAACGAATCGTGGCCGAAGTG GCCCAACACAATGCACGCTTTGGCATTGGGGATCTGCATCTATTCCAGAGCTATGGGCAACACGTAGAGCTGAGTCGGCAGCACAGTGTCGAGTGTCTGACTTTCTTGACGCCTGAATCATCGACGAACAACTCGTGGCAGACCTTCATTCTGCCATTCAGTGGTGGCATGTGGGCGGGCGTCTTGCTctcgttgtttgttgtgggCACCATCTTCTATTTGATCAGTTTCCTCAacgctctgctgctgctcgacaGCCGGCAAGCTGCCAGCTTCTTTCGCTGTCTGCGTCGCAAGCAGAggcggcaactgcaactgcagcaacagcaacgcgaGTGGAAACGTTTCAGCTTTCGCCTTGAGCTTGCGCGGcatcgacaacagcagcaacagcagcagctgcgtcgAGGAAATGGTCGAGATCTGTTCGATGATTATGCCAACTGCATTTTGCTTACGTACAGCATGCTTCTCTATGTGGCACTGCCACGCATGCCACACCACTGGCCACTGCGTGTGCTCACAGGCTGGTATTGGATCTACTGCATCCTGCTGGTGGCCACCTACAGGGCCAGCTTCACAGCCATTCTGGCCAATCCGGCGGCACG TGTGACAATAGACACGCTTCAGGATCTGAATCGAGCTCGCATTCCACCTGCAACTGGCGCCGCTGAGGACAGACAGTTCTTTTTGGAGTCCAGCGATGAAACGGTTCGTGAATTAGGCGCCAGCATGGAAATTGTGAAAAACAATGATGAGCTG ACGGAGCGTATTGCGAGTGGCCGCTGTGCTTACTATGACAACGAGTTCTACTTGCGGTATCTGCGTGTGGCAGACGAGGCACGTGGTGGCAGAGCAACAACGGCGCTGCACATCATGAAGGAATGCGTGGTGCATATGCCAGTGGTGTTGGCACTGGAGAAGAATTCAGCGCTGAAGCCACACGTTGATGATATCATACAGCATTTGAGCGAAGCTGGTGAGTGCATGGTGATAATTCAACACTCAGACTGA
- the LOC117567106 gene encoding angiopoietin-related protein 7-like: MERFDGSVDYARYEHFVVGNETDKYRISFLGDFSGNVRDNLRPLLNMKFTTEDSDNDLWMEGNCANYRQAGWWYTNCVESFFHGKFYDHETKDYSSIYFNYPRTIKKLKMMIRPAFKK; the protein is encoded by the exons ATGGAACGATTTGATGGCAGCGTTGATTATGCTCGCTATGAAcactttgttgttggcaatgaGACGGACAAGTACCGAATTAGCTTCTTGGGAGACTTTTCTGGCAATGTTAGGGACAATTTAAGGCCGCTTTTAAACATGAAGTTCACAACGGAGGACTCTGATAATGACTTGTGGATGGAAGGAAACTGTGCTAATTATCGACAGGCTGGTTGGTGGTACACAAATTGTGTGGAATC TTTTTTCCACGGCAAGTTCTACGATCATGAGACAAAAGATTATAGCTCAATATACTTTAATTATCCACGCACAATAAAGAAGCTGAAAATGATGATACGTCCAGCATTTAAGAAGTGA